One Peterkaempfera bronchialis DNA window includes the following coding sequences:
- a CDS encoding multicopper oxidase family protein, with amino-acid sequence MRSRFLVVVLSLAVAVGVSGCGAESPVVPVAAKPMAGAAPVVREGEPLKDPAELVSRNGVLRARIVVERRKVDVAGRMLWALTYNGRYMPPTLRIRPGDRLELAMENRLGKYTNLHVHGLNVSPSGHADNIFVHIRPGQTFHYSYGYLKSLRPGTYWYHSHADPMSAPQVAGGLSGIIVVEGLKRYLPPALRGITEHVIALKDFQVQGDSVKTSPLHIGAPTNRTVNGQLNPTIRIRPGETQLWRLANISANIYYKVQLAGQQFQVIAQDGYPVDRVYAADTLLIAAGARFDVLVRGGAPGRTLLRTLAYNTGPAGDAFPQATLATLVSAGAPMHPAALPSAFAPRVDLSRATPAARRTLVFSENQAGTEFYINGRQYDPNRVDVRSRLNTVEEWTVRNDSDEEHSFHVHVDHFQVLSVNGRPVHGHGLVDTTNVPARGSLVLRIRFSDYTGRTVLHCHILNHEDAGMMAVLEIVK; translated from the coding sequence ATGCGGTCCCGATTCCTCGTTGTGGTGCTGTCCCTGGCCGTCGCGGTCGGGGTGAGCGGCTGCGGTGCCGAAAGTCCGGTGGTGCCGGTGGCCGCGAAGCCGATGGCGGGAGCGGCCCCGGTCGTGCGGGAGGGAGAGCCGCTGAAGGACCCGGCGGAGCTGGTGAGCCGCAACGGTGTGCTGCGGGCGCGGATCGTGGTGGAGCGGCGGAAGGTGGATGTGGCGGGCCGGATGCTGTGGGCCCTCACGTACAACGGCCGCTATATGCCGCCGACACTGCGGATCCGGCCCGGCGACAGGCTTGAGCTGGCGATGGAGAACCGCCTGGGCAAGTACACCAATCTGCATGTGCACGGGCTCAATGTCTCGCCCAGCGGCCACGCCGACAACATCTTCGTGCACATCCGCCCGGGCCAGACGTTCCACTACTCGTACGGGTACCTGAAGTCCCTCAGGCCCGGCACCTACTGGTACCACTCGCACGCGGACCCGATGTCCGCGCCGCAGGTCGCCGGAGGGCTGTCGGGGATCATCGTGGTCGAGGGGCTGAAGCGGTACCTGCCGCCGGCGCTGCGCGGCATCACGGAGCATGTGATCGCGCTCAAGGACTTCCAGGTCCAGGGCGACTCGGTGAAGACCAGTCCCCTGCACATCGGCGCACCCACCAACCGGACGGTCAACGGCCAGCTGAACCCGACCATCCGCATCCGGCCCGGCGAGACGCAGCTGTGGCGGCTGGCCAACATCAGCGCGAACATCTACTACAAGGTCCAGTTGGCGGGGCAGCAGTTCCAGGTGATCGCGCAGGACGGCTACCCCGTCGACCGGGTCTACGCGGCGGACACCCTGCTCATCGCCGCCGGTGCCCGGTTCGACGTGCTGGTACGCGGCGGTGCGCCGGGCCGGACGCTGCTGCGGACGCTGGCGTACAACACCGGTCCGGCCGGCGACGCGTTCCCGCAGGCGACGCTGGCCACCCTGGTCTCGGCCGGGGCGCCGATGCACCCGGCCGCGCTGCCCTCCGCCTTCGCGCCGAGGGTGGATCTCAGCCGTGCCACACCGGCCGCCCGGCGCACCCTGGTCTTCTCCGAGAACCAGGCGGGGACCGAGTTCTACATCAACGGCCGGCAGTACGACCCGAACCGGGTGGATGTGCGGTCCAGGCTGAACACCGTGGAGGAGTGGACCGTTCGCAACGACAGCGACGAGGAGCACTCCTTCCATGTGCACGTGGACCACTTCCAGGTGTTGAGCGTCAACGGCCGTCCCGTCCACGGCCATGGCCTGGTGGACACCACGAATGTTCCGGCCAGGGGGAGCCTCGTGCTCCGGATCCGCTTCTCCGACTACACCGGCCGCACGGTCCTGCACTGCCACATCCTCAACCACGAGGACGCGGGCATGATGGCCGTCCTGGAGATCGTGAAGTGA
- a CDS encoding DUF6907 domain-containing protein: MTSTATATVTRPGVPPAPGREDPTWTLTTTGGHTLTGHLPAWADEDPSESGIPLELLGTRLADISHRTTFPGQPAKVVLGSAPAQDAEILWASIDCHPYAAVRCVLRHPGELPTRVSHPPMGTAPDPGDGCAIPSWPPGPCR; the protein is encoded by the coding sequence ATGACCAGCACCGCCACCGCGACCGTCACCCGCCCCGGCGTGCCCCCGGCCCCCGGCCGCGAGGACCCGACCTGGACCCTGACCACCACCGGTGGCCACACCCTCACCGGGCACCTCCCGGCCTGGGCGGACGAGGACCCCAGCGAGAGCGGCATCCCGCTGGAACTCCTCGGCACCCGCCTCGCCGACATCAGCCACCGCACCACCTTCCCCGGCCAGCCCGCCAAGGTCGTCCTCGGCTCCGCCCCCGCCCAGGACGCCGAGATCCTGTGGGCCAGCATCGACTGCCACCCCTACGCCGCGGTTCGGTGCGTACTTCGGCATCCGGGTGAACTTCCTACTCGGGTGTCGCATCCACCGATGGGAACCGCCCCGGATCCAGGGGACGGGTGCGCCATTCCGTCATGGCCTCCAGGACCTTGTCGGTGA
- a CDS encoding transposase — MPVSPNGLSAELLEELSALAAEKAAGGGLRLMGEGGILPELAQHLMQAALEAEMDQHLAAEAGRVGGRGSRSGGNMRNGYRPKKVMTEVGTVTVQVPRDRLGTFSPRLLPRHARRTGALDELVLSLTAKGLTSGEIVAHLAEVYGMTTTKETVSTITDKVLEAMTEWRTRPLDPGRFPSVDATPE; from the coding sequence ATGCCGGTGTCGCCGAACGGCCTGTCGGCCGAGTTGCTCGAGGAGCTGTCCGCACTGGCGGCCGAGAAGGCCGCCGGTGGCGGGCTGCGGCTGATGGGCGAGGGCGGGATCCTGCCCGAGCTGGCCCAGCACCTGATGCAGGCCGCGTTGGAAGCCGAGATGGACCAGCACCTGGCCGCCGAGGCGGGCCGGGTGGGCGGGCGCGGGTCCCGGTCCGGCGGCAACATGCGCAACGGCTACCGGCCGAAGAAGGTGATGACCGAGGTCGGCACGGTGACGGTGCAGGTGCCCCGGGACCGGCTGGGCACCTTCAGCCCCAGGCTGCTGCCCAGGCACGCCCGCCGCACCGGTGCACTGGACGAGCTGGTGCTGTCCTTGACCGCGAAGGGCCTGACTTCGGGCGAGATCGTCGCGCACCTGGCCGAGGTGTACGGGATGACGACGACGAAGGAGACCGTCTCCACGATCACCGACAAGGTCCTGGAGGCCATGACGGAATGGCGCACCCGTCCCCTGGATCCGGGGCGGTTCCCATCGGTGGATGCGACACCCGAGTAG
- a CDS encoding glycosyltransferase family 4 protein has translation MPSSTLTLDSAILFYPRGGSAQVVRYLLRELDARGWTTRLHAGSLGNPGEPSHGPTFYQGLDLHPYDYNGAHAAFTHGDNPQQATLPFHPSYEDRGHCPDPLFSTVPPTDADHLTRAWTRHLTAHRTAHPDVLHLHHLSHLQTSAHAVYPGVPRVTTLHGTELKLLDGMLDRVRLAKRCATSLTELGHRLHTDNPDRRTEAARIAHSADLSPDDTRLLTETSWHKWTHAPYWTARLRQAAAQAGRLAVVSDHDQRLAQRLLRLDTAPTVIANGVDTERFRPARPDPDQRLEHLRHWLVTDPRGWAPGRPPGSIRYTPADLKRLLDARGHLRPILLWVGRFLDFKRVPVLLRAFAATRARLAPAPVLLMWGGYPGEYEGPHPADLAEELGITDSVFFTGWRGHEELPTGLNCADLMVAPAVDEPFGMVYLEAMACGTPPIATATGGPARTVIRAGPKATGWLVAPDNTRDLADTLATALLDAEERKRRSTNGRAHIQATYSWARTAEHYLAAYDDARTS, from the coding sequence ATGCCTTCCTCCACCCTCACCCTCGACTCCGCCATCCTGTTCTACCCGCGCGGCGGCAGCGCCCAAGTCGTGCGCTACCTCCTGCGCGAACTCGACGCCCGTGGCTGGACCACCCGCCTACACGCCGGCTCCCTCGGCAACCCCGGCGAACCCTCGCACGGCCCCACCTTCTACCAGGGCCTCGACCTGCACCCGTACGACTACAACGGCGCCCACGCCGCCTTCACCCACGGCGACAACCCCCAGCAGGCCACCCTGCCCTTCCACCCCTCCTACGAGGACCGCGGCCACTGCCCCGACCCGCTGTTCAGCACCGTCCCGCCCACCGACGCCGACCATCTCACCCGCGCCTGGACCCGCCACCTGACCGCCCACCGAACCGCGCACCCCGACGTGCTCCATCTGCACCACCTCAGCCACCTGCAGACCAGCGCCCACGCCGTCTACCCCGGCGTCCCCCGCGTCACCACCCTGCACGGCACCGAACTCAAGCTCCTCGACGGCATGCTCGACCGGGTCCGTCTCGCGAAGCGCTGCGCCACCTCCCTCACAGAACTCGGCCACCGGCTCCACACCGACAACCCCGACCGCCGAACCGAGGCAGCCCGCATTGCCCACAGTGCCGACCTCAGCCCCGACGACACCCGACTGCTCACCGAGACCAGCTGGCACAAGTGGACCCACGCCCCCTACTGGACCGCCCGGCTACGCCAAGCCGCCGCCCAGGCCGGCCGCCTCGCCGTCGTCTCCGACCACGACCAGCGCCTCGCCCAGCGTCTGCTGCGCCTGGACACCGCACCCACCGTCATCGCCAACGGCGTCGACACCGAACGCTTCCGCCCAGCGCGGCCTGACCCCGACCAGCGCCTGGAACACCTGCGGCATTGGCTCGTCACCGACCCCCGGGGGTGGGCACCCGGCCGCCCTCCAGGCAGCATCCGCTACACACCCGCCGACCTGAAGCGCCTCCTCGACGCCCGCGGACACCTGCGCCCGATCCTGCTGTGGGTCGGCCGCTTCCTCGACTTCAAACGGGTCCCCGTCCTCCTGCGCGCCTTCGCCGCCACCCGCGCCCGCCTCGCCCCCGCCCCGGTCCTGCTGATGTGGGGCGGCTACCCCGGCGAGTACGAAGGACCCCATCCCGCCGACCTCGCCGAGGAGCTGGGCATCACCGACAGCGTCTTCTTCACCGGCTGGCGCGGCCACGAAGAGCTCCCCACCGGCCTGAACTGCGCCGACCTCATGGTCGCCCCCGCCGTCGACGAGCCCTTCGGCATGGTCTACCTCGAAGCCATGGCCTGCGGCACCCCGCCCATCGCCACCGCCACCGGCGGCCCCGCCCGCACCGTCATCCGGGCCGGTCCCAAAGCCACCGGCTGGCTCGTCGCCCCCGACAACACCCGCGACCTCGCCGACACCCTGGCCACCGCCCTCCTCGACGCCGAAGAGCGAAAACGCCGCAGCACCAACGGCCGCGCCCATATCCAGGCCACCTACAGCTGGGCCCGAACCGCCGAGCACTACCTCGCCGCCTACGACGACGCCCGAACCAGCTGA
- a CDS encoding ATP-binding protein — MLVGTRNAVGLARLHTADVLSRWGVHPDSIETVKLLVSELTTNAVRCLNMGQEESPPYSEHNTTQTFELALEITNGAIRASVWDRDSRPPILKQVGVDATGGRGLFIVAAMSRRWGSYPVCGLPGKVVWAEVPLVLVTHGRADISSDSPRLLQPARAVRPTRDAQVRPDL, encoded by the coding sequence ATGCTGGTCGGCACCCGCAACGCCGTGGGGCTTGCCAGGCTCCACACTGCCGATGTTCTGTCCCGCTGGGGCGTACACCCGGACAGCATCGAGACCGTGAAGCTCCTCGTCTCGGAGCTGACGACCAACGCCGTCCGATGTCTGAACATGGGGCAGGAGGAGAGCCCCCCGTACTCGGAGCACAACACCACGCAGACCTTCGAACTGGCGCTGGAGATCACCAACGGTGCCATCAGGGCGTCGGTCTGGGACCGGGATTCCCGGCCGCCGATCCTGAAACAGGTCGGCGTCGACGCTACCGGCGGACGGGGGCTCTTCATCGTCGCCGCCATGAGTCGTCGGTGGGGCAGTTACCCCGTCTGCGGACTGCCCGGCAAGGTCGTATGGGCGGAAGTGCCGCTTGTTCTCGTCACGCACGGCCGCGCGGACATCAGCTCGGACTCCCCGCGTCTTCTTCAGCCGGCGCGAGCAGTTCGCCCTACCCGTGACGCCCAGGTCCGACCGGACCTCTGA
- a CDS encoding UTP--glucose-1-phosphate uridylyltransferase has translation MARTIRRAVIPAAGLGSRLLPLTKATPKEMLPVGDKPVIEHTVRELVASGITDITIVVSGGKSLIQDHFRPNPALVEHLRADGKQAYADAVDEVAELARHGHITYLDQHGPYGNGTPVLNAARNAGDEPMLVLWPDDVFVAEVPRAQQLIKAYEATSCPVLALLPMNPADSHRYGVPVVKEDLDDGLLRITGLVEKPKPEDAPSAFAAIGGYVITPGIIDELREQTRRWYEHRTGEVYLTDAINAYAGSRAVYGQVIQGRWYDTGNPADYLVAQFAHALTHPEYGPILRRLARDLDAQAPPAS, from the coding sequence ATGGCCAGGACGATCCGCAGGGCAGTGATCCCCGCTGCCGGACTGGGCTCGCGGCTGCTGCCGCTGACCAAGGCGACCCCCAAGGAGATGCTGCCGGTCGGTGACAAACCGGTCATCGAGCACACCGTGCGCGAGCTGGTCGCCTCCGGCATCACGGACATCACCATCGTCGTCTCGGGCGGCAAGAGCCTGATCCAGGACCATTTCCGTCCGAACCCGGCACTGGTGGAGCACCTGCGCGCCGACGGCAAGCAGGCGTACGCGGACGCGGTGGACGAGGTCGCCGAGCTGGCCCGGCACGGGCACATCACCTACCTCGACCAGCATGGCCCGTACGGCAACGGCACCCCGGTCCTGAACGCTGCCCGCAACGCCGGCGACGAGCCGATGCTGGTGCTGTGGCCCGACGATGTGTTCGTCGCCGAGGTCCCCCGCGCCCAGCAGCTCATCAAGGCGTACGAGGCGACCAGTTGCCCGGTGCTCGCGCTGCTGCCGATGAACCCGGCCGACTCCCACCGGTACGGGGTGCCGGTGGTCAAGGAGGACCTGGACGACGGCCTGCTGCGGATCACCGGCCTGGTCGAGAAGCCGAAGCCCGAGGACGCGCCCAGTGCGTTCGCCGCGATCGGCGGCTACGTGATCACGCCGGGCATCATCGACGAGCTGCGCGAGCAGACCCGCCGCTGGTACGAGCACCGCACCGGCGAAGTCTACCTCACCGACGCCATCAACGCCTACGCGGGCAGCCGCGCCGTGTATGGCCAGGTCATCCAAGGCCGCTGGTACGACACCGGCAACCCCGCGGACTACCTGGTCGCCCAGTTCGCCCACGCACTGACCCATCCCGAATACGGGCCGATCCTGCGCCGCCTGGCCCGTGACCTCGACGCCCAAGCACCACCCGCCAGCTGA
- a CDS encoding class I SAM-dependent methyltransferase, translating to MTLPDLGYGNGFVLEHLRPHLSDGSITGLDIAPAVLSAAQQRLHGTATPCRWIEGSADDLSMLGDAAFDRVMANYMIHYVPDLNRCFAEVRRVLRPGGIFQLTTDRTDSMLEMYEVHFAALMQMGAPKDLFRATPKGRLSLANGAPTLQTHFAQVRTAAWQDQLRFTDPGPFMRFYEVGHNHCCASSEPDDRLDEDFFRELRDRVRAQVQQAIDATGYFAVTKYTGSFLCS from the coding sequence ATGACACTCCCCGACCTGGGCTACGGCAACGGCTTCGTCTTGGAGCACCTGCGCCCGCACCTGTCCGACGGCAGCATCACCGGCCTGGACATCGCGCCGGCCGTCCTGTCCGCAGCCCAGCAGCGCCTGCACGGCACCGCCACACCCTGCCGGTGGATTGAGGGCAGCGCGGACGACCTGTCCATGCTCGGCGACGCGGCATTCGACCGCGTCATGGCCAACTACATGATCCACTACGTGCCGGACCTGAACCGGTGCTTCGCCGAGGTCCGCCGGGTACTCCGCCCCGGCGGGATCTTCCAGCTCACCACCGACCGCACCGACAGCATGCTGGAGATGTACGAGGTCCACTTCGCCGCGCTGATGCAGATGGGTGCCCCCAAGGACCTGTTCAGGGCCACCCCGAAGGGCCGACTGTCGCTGGCCAACGGCGCCCCCACTCTCCAGACGCACTTCGCGCAGGTGCGCACCGCCGCCTGGCAGGACCAGCTGCGGTTCACCGACCCGGGCCCGTTCATGCGGTTCTACGAGGTCGGCCACAACCACTGCTGCGCCTCCTCCGAGCCCGACGACCGCTTGGACGAGGACTTCTTCCGCGAGCTGCGGGACCGCGTCCGCGCCCAGGTCCAGCAGGCGATCGACGCGACCGGGTACTTCGCGGTGACGAAGTACACCGGCTCGTTCCTGTGCAGCTGA
- a CDS encoding HAD-IA family hydrolase has translation MPARIEGLLLDMNGVIRHWRNTGARTSEQLAGLPDGTIARYAYDHPAYRLARVGVLTDQQWADDVTDRLAADFGPDVRTTLHHWRDDRGEPDPGMTTLLAHIRRHIPVGVLSNCTDALPDDLALHRIEFDHVFSSASLGVDKPSPLAFRLAAEHMGIPPHALAYFDDEPTFVRAAEAVGLQAHLFTGADACTSRLRKLGLPLTGHDEPPAPTAAR, from the coding sequence ATGCCTGCCCGCATCGAAGGTCTCCTGCTCGACATGAACGGCGTCATCCGCCACTGGAGGAACACCGGAGCCCGCACCAGCGAACAGCTCGCCGGCCTGCCCGACGGCACCATCGCCCGGTACGCCTACGACCACCCCGCCTACCGGCTCGCCCGCGTCGGCGTTCTCACCGACCAGCAGTGGGCCGACGACGTCACCGACCGCCTGGCCGCCGACTTCGGCCCCGACGTGCGCACCACCCTCCACCACTGGCGCGACGACCGCGGCGAACCCGACCCCGGCATGACCACGCTCCTCGCCCACATCCGCCGCCACATCCCCGTCGGCGTCCTGTCCAACTGCACCGACGCCCTGCCCGACGACTTGGCCCTCCACCGCATCGAGTTCGACCACGTCTTCTCCTCCGCCAGCCTCGGCGTCGACAAACCGTCCCCGCTCGCCTTCCGCCTGGCCGCCGAACACATGGGCATCCCACCCCACGCCCTGGCGTACTTCGACGACGAACCGACATTCGTCCGAGCCGCAGAGGCCGTCGGACTCCAAGCACACCTCTTCACAGGGGCCGACGCCTGCACCAGCCGCCTCCGCAAGCTGGGCCTACCCCTGACCGGCCACGACGAGCCACCAGCACCGACTGCTGCTCGCTGA
- a CDS encoding radical SAM family protein, whose amino-acid sequence MAPRERVFEPAIDQHDTWMVVNPVQGCPKGCRYCYLRDLGQTRAKPRILASPQETLDQLLAHPYYHPALVLALYTCTDALATPATRAHLTALLDALGASPVRNPICLITKCAVPDDVVACITRNRSAGLPILVYLSYSGLGPDIEQGIDHESLRDNFPRLHAAGVPVIHYWRPALPQNSTPDVIEHVMDWAARYTACTVAVGTKIKPTALDQITALWPQLGNPHLDPRAADSVWPRTTWDWLRNIPDRYAHHPFFETNSCALAYVLGQTDRAQILDTPTCLSAKRCPAAQRDRCHQALPLQQPVTGADVDRHLQRIGHPGHPYTLIPGSRTVILTEPLELRDRHNLAQVLSVAVRSPQDPGERYWQGRLAGGQPLIVDPLP is encoded by the coding sequence GTGGCACCACGCGAGCGCGTCTTCGAACCGGCCATCGACCAGCACGACACCTGGATGGTGGTCAACCCCGTCCAGGGCTGCCCGAAGGGCTGCCGCTACTGCTACCTGCGCGATCTGGGCCAGACCCGGGCCAAGCCCCGCATCCTGGCCAGCCCGCAGGAAACCCTCGACCAGCTCCTGGCCCACCCCTATTACCACCCCGCGCTCGTCCTCGCCCTCTACACCTGCACCGACGCCCTGGCCACCCCCGCCACCCGCGCGCACCTGACCGCCCTCCTCGACGCCCTCGGCGCCTCCCCGGTCCGCAACCCCATCTGCCTGATCACCAAATGCGCGGTCCCCGACGACGTCGTCGCCTGCATCACCCGCAACCGCAGCGCCGGACTGCCGATCCTGGTCTACCTCAGCTACTCCGGCCTCGGCCCCGACATCGAACAGGGCATCGACCACGAGTCCCTGCGCGACAACTTCCCCCGCCTGCACGCCGCCGGCGTCCCAGTCATCCACTACTGGCGCCCCGCCCTGCCCCAGAACTCCACCCCCGACGTCATCGAGCACGTCATGGACTGGGCCGCGCGCTACACAGCCTGCACCGTCGCCGTCGGCACCAAGATCAAGCCCACCGCCCTCGACCAGATCACCGCCCTGTGGCCGCAACTGGGCAACCCGCACCTGGACCCTCGCGCCGCCGACAGCGTCTGGCCCCGCACCACATGGGACTGGCTCCGGAACATCCCCGACCGCTACGCCCACCACCCGTTCTTCGAAACCAACAGCTGCGCCCTGGCCTACGTCCTCGGGCAGACCGACCGCGCCCAGATCCTGGACACCCCGACCTGCCTGTCCGCCAAGCGCTGCCCCGCAGCCCAGCGCGACCGCTGCCACCAGGCCCTCCCTCTACAGCAGCCGGTGACCGGCGCCGACGTCGACCGCCACCTTCAGCGGATCGGACACCCCGGCCACCCGTACACCCTCATCCCCGGCAGCCGCACCGTGATCCTCACCGAGCCGCTGGAACTGCGGGACCGCCACAACCTCGCCCAGGTCCTCTCCGTCGCCGTCCGCTCTCCCCAGGACCCCGGCGAGCGCTACTGGCAAGGCCGTCTCGCCGGCGGGCAGCCCCTCATCGTGGACCCCCTCCCCTGA
- a CDS encoding SDR family NAD(P)-dependent oxidoreductase: MVTGGSRGLGKEVVRLLLAEGARVAACARGEESLDELRRSLDAHDEVFTRPLDVAEPELLEQFVDSAAEAFGGLDGVVACAGGARGRGITEATAQDWAATWALNAGHFARLTASATPYLEAAGGGSVVVVSSISGWKPGPQAQYGAAKAAQLHMVSSLARELGPRGVRVNAVSPGSMLIPGKRWDRMRQEDFAAFQKFTEEFPGRELVLPEEVADVIAFLLSEQSRAVTGANIPVDRGQNAPTPDGY, encoded by the coding sequence GTGGTCACGGGCGGCTCCAGAGGGCTGGGGAAAGAGGTCGTCCGCCTGCTGCTCGCGGAGGGAGCCCGTGTCGCGGCCTGCGCGCGTGGGGAGGAGTCGCTGGACGAGTTGCGGCGTTCGCTCGACGCGCATGACGAGGTGTTCACCCGGCCGCTGGATGTCGCCGAGCCGGAGCTGCTTGAGCAGTTCGTGGACTCGGCCGCTGAAGCGTTCGGCGGCCTTGACGGCGTCGTCGCCTGCGCGGGCGGCGCCCGGGGCCGTGGCATCACCGAAGCCACAGCTCAGGACTGGGCGGCGACTTGGGCGTTGAACGCAGGCCACTTCGCTCGGCTCACGGCCTCCGCCACCCCGTACCTGGAGGCCGCCGGTGGCGGTTCGGTCGTCGTGGTCTCGTCGATCTCAGGCTGGAAACCCGGCCCGCAGGCGCAGTACGGAGCAGCCAAGGCGGCACAGCTTCACATGGTGTCCTCGCTGGCCCGCGAACTGGGCCCCCGTGGGGTCCGCGTGAACGCGGTCAGCCCGGGGTCCATGCTGATCCCGGGAAAGCGGTGGGACCGGATGCGACAGGAAGACTTTGCCGCCTTCCAGAAGTTCACCGAGGAGTTTCCGGGGCGGGAGCTGGTGCTTCCGGAGGAGGTCGCCGACGTGATCGCCTTCCTGCTCTCCGAGCAGTCCCGCGCCGTGACAGGAGCGAACATCCCGGTGGACAGAGGCCAGAACGCCCCTACGCCAGACGGATACTGA